The following coding sequences lie in one Pseudorca crassidens isolate mPseCra1 chromosome 2, mPseCra1.hap1, whole genome shotgun sequence genomic window:
- the HCN3 gene encoding potassium/sodium hyperpolarization-activated cyclic nucleotide-gated channel 3 isoform X1 → MALGPPRLRPPALPSLRSAFARGRIATRPPPAGESVAHTPSSPRAGGSQPTTPPLRVSRAAPAPTPGGVGGPEWPRQGLGGQTCELTGVMEAEQRPTTRASDGATPGLERAPPSAPASTTTASDPIPGSRPGTGPEPKRRQLGTLLQPTVNKFSLRVFGSHKAVEIEQERVKSAGAWIIHPYSDFRFYWDLIMLLLMVGNLIVLPVGITFFKEENSPPWIVFNVLSDTFFLVDLVLNFRTGIVVEEGAEILLAPRAIRTRYLRTWFLVDLISSIPVDYIFLVVELEPRLDTEVYKTARALRIVRFTKILSLLRLLRLSRLIRYIHQWEEIFHMTYDLASAVVRIFNLIGMMLLLCHWDGCLQFLVPMLQDFPPDCWVSINHMVNYSWGRQYSHALFKAMSHMLCIGYGQQAPVGMPDVWLTMLSMIVGATCYAMFIGHATALIQSLDSSRRQYQEKYKQVEQYMSFHKLPADTRQRIHEYYEHRYQGKMFDEESILGELSEPLREEIINFTCRGLVAHMPLFAHADPSFVTAVLTKLRFEVFQPGDLVVREGSVGRKMYFIQHGLLSVLARGARDTRLTDGSYFGEICLLTRGRRTASVRADTYCRLYSLSVDHFNAVLEEFPMMRRAFETVAMDRLRRIGKKNSILQRKRSEPSPGSSGGIMEQHLVQHDRDMARGVRGLAPGTGARLSGKPVLWEPLVHAPLQAAAVTSNVAIALTHQRGPLPLSPDSPVTLLARSARRSAGAGSPASPLVPVRAGPLLARGPWASTSRLPAPPARTLHASLSRAGRSQVSLLGPPPGGGGRRLGPRGRPLSASQPSLPQRAAGDGSPGCKGSGGERLPPSGLLAKPPGTAQPPRPSVPEPATPRGPQLSSNM, encoded by the exons aTGGCTCTCGGTCCGCCCCGCCTCCGCCCGCCCGCCCTGCCCAGCCTTCGCTCGGCTTTCGCCAGGGGGCGCATCGCAACCCGCCCGCCGCCCGCGGGAGAGTCTGTCGCACACACCCCCTCCTCTCCGCGCGCCGGCGGTTCCCAGCCGACTACGCCTCCGCTCCGAGTCAGCCGGGCTGCGCCCGCTCCGACTCCGGGAGGGGTCGGGGGTCCCGAATGGCCGCGGCAGGGTCTAGGAGGCCAAACGTGTGAGCTAACGGGCGTCATGGAGGCGGAGCAGAGGCCGACGACTAGGGCCAGCGATGGGGCGACCCCTGGGCTGGAGAGGGCGCCTCCTTCTGCCCCGGCGTCTACAACCACGGCCTCGGATCCGATCCCTGGGTCCAGGCCCGGGACCGGGCCCGAGCCCAAGAGGAGGCAGCTCGGGACGCTGCTCCAGCCCACGGTCAACAAGTTCTCCCTTCGCGTGTTCGGCAGCCACAAAGCAGTGGAAATCGAGCAGGAGCGGGTCAAGTCAGCGGGGGCCTGGATCATCCACCCCTACAGCGACTTCCG GTTTTACTGGGACCTGATCATGCTCCTGCTGATGGTGGGGAACCTCATTGTGCTACCTGTGGGCATCACCTTCTTCAAGGAGGAGAACTCCCCACCTTGGATCGTCTTCAACGTCCTCTCTGACACTTTCTTCCTGGTGGATCTGGTGCTCAACTTCCGCACAGGCATCGTGGTAGAGGAGGGTGCTGAGATCCTGCTGGCACCGCGGGCCATCCGCACACGCTACCTGCGCACCTGGTTCCTGGTTGATCTTATCTCCTCTATTCCTGTGGATTACATTTTCCTGGTGGTGGAGCTGGAGCCCCGACTGGACACCGAGGTCTACAAAACAGCTCGGGCCCTGCGCATCGTGCGTTTCACCAAGATCCTCAGCCTGCTGCGGCTGCTCCGCCTTTCCCGCCTCATCCGCTACATACACcagtgggaggag ATCTTTCACATGACCTATGACCTGGCCAGTGCTGTGGTTCGCATCTTCAACCTCATCGGAATGATGCTGCTGCTATGTCACTGGGATGGCTGTCTGCAGTTCCTGGTCCCCATGCTGCAGGACTTCCCTCCCGACTGCTGGGTCTCCATCAACCATATGGTG AACTACTCGTGGGGCCGCCAGTATTCCCACGCCCTGTTCAAGGCCATGAGCCACATGCTCTGCATTGGCTACGGGCAGCAGGCACCTGTGGGCATGCCCGACGTCTGGCTCACCATGCTCAGCATGATCGTGGGTGCCACGTGCTACGCCATGTTCATCGGCCACGCCACTGCCCTCATCCAGTCCCTGGACTCTTCTCGGCGTCAGTACCAGGAGAAG TACAAGCAGGTGGAGCAGTATATGTCCTTCCACAAGCTGCCAGCTGACACACGGCAGCGCATCCATGAGTACTATGAGCACCGCTACCAGGGCAAGATGTTTGACGAGGAAAGCATCCTAGGAGAGCTGAGCGAACCACTTCGGGAG gagATCATTAACTTCACCTGCCGGGGCCTCGTGGCCCACATGCCACTGTTCGCCCACGCCGACCCCAGCTTCGTCACGGCCGTGCTCACCAAGCTACGCTTTGAGGTCTTCCAGCCGGGGGACCTCGTGGTGCGTGAGGGCTCCGTGGGCAGGAAGATGTACTTCATCCAGCATGGGCTGCTCAGTGTGCTGGCACGTGGCGCCCGGGACACCCGCCTCACTGATGGATCATACTTTGGGG AAATCTGTCTGCTGACTCGGGGCCGACGCACAGCCAGTGTGCGTGCTGACACCTACTGCCGCCTCTACTCGCTCAGCGTGGACCATTTCAACGCCGTGCTCGAGGAGTTCCCCATGATGCGCCGGGCCTTCGAGACAGTGGCCATGGATCGGCTGCGCCGCATTG GCAAGAAGAATTCCATACTGCAGCGGAAGCGCTCTGAGCCAAGTCCAGGCAGCAGTGGGGGCATCATGGAGCAGCACTTGGTGCAACACGACAGGGATATGGCTCGGGGTGTTCGGGGCCTGGCCCCAGGCACAGGAGCTCGGCTCAGCGGAAAGCCGGTGCTGTGGGAGCCACTAGTGCACGCACCCCTGCAAGCAGCCGCCGTGACCTCCAATGTGGCCATTGCCCTGACGCACCAGCGGggccctctccccctctcccctgacTCTCCAGTCACCCTCCTTGCTCGCTCTGCTCGAAGATCAGCAGGAGcaggctccccagcctccccacttGTCCCTGTCCGAGCCGGCCCTCTGCTGGCCCGGGGACCCTGGGCATCCACTTCCCGCCTGCCGGCCCCACCTGCCCGAACCCTCCATGCCAGCCTATCCCGGGCTGGGCGCTCCCAGGTGTCACTGCTGGGGCCTCCCCCAGGAGGAGGTGGACGGCGACTAGGACCTCGGGGCCGCCCACTCTCAGCCTCCCAGCCCTCTCTGCCTCAGCGGGCAGCAGGTGATGGCTCTCCTGGGTGTAAGGGCTCAGGAGGTGAACGCCTGCCCCCCTCAGGGCTCCTGGCTAAGCCTCCAGGGACAGCCCAGCCCCCCAGGCCATCAGTGCCTGAGCCAGCCACTCCCCGGGGCCCCCAACTCTCTTCCAACATGTGA
- the HCN3 gene encoding potassium/sodium hyperpolarization-activated cyclic nucleotide-gated channel 3 isoform X2, producing MLGAPEGTSGQQRPGFPISGTRFYWDLIMLLLMVGNLIVLPVGITFFKEENSPPWIVFNVLSDTFFLVDLVLNFRTGIVVEEGAEILLAPRAIRTRYLRTWFLVDLISSIPVDYIFLVVELEPRLDTEVYKTARALRIVRFTKILSLLRLLRLSRLIRYIHQWEEIFHMTYDLASAVVRIFNLIGMMLLLCHWDGCLQFLVPMLQDFPPDCWVSINHMVNYSWGRQYSHALFKAMSHMLCIGYGQQAPVGMPDVWLTMLSMIVGATCYAMFIGHATALIQSLDSSRRQYQEKYKQVEQYMSFHKLPADTRQRIHEYYEHRYQGKMFDEESILGELSEPLREEIINFTCRGLVAHMPLFAHADPSFVTAVLTKLRFEVFQPGDLVVREGSVGRKMYFIQHGLLSVLARGARDTRLTDGSYFGEICLLTRGRRTASVRADTYCRLYSLSVDHFNAVLEEFPMMRRAFETVAMDRLRRIGKKNSILQRKRSEPSPGSSGGIMEQHLVQHDRDMARGVRGLAPGTGARLSGKPVLWEPLVHAPLQAAAVTSNVAIALTHQRGPLPLSPDSPVTLLARSARRSAGAGSPASPLVPVRAGPLLARGPWASTSRLPAPPARTLHASLSRAGRSQVSLLGPPPGGGGRRLGPRGRPLSASQPSLPQRAAGDGSPGCKGSGGERLPPSGLLAKPPGTAQPPRPSVPEPATPRGPQLSSNM from the exons ATGCTGGGGGCGCCGGAAGGGACAAGCGGACAACAGAGACCTGGATTTCCCATTTCAGGAACCCG GTTTTACTGGGACCTGATCATGCTCCTGCTGATGGTGGGGAACCTCATTGTGCTACCTGTGGGCATCACCTTCTTCAAGGAGGAGAACTCCCCACCTTGGATCGTCTTCAACGTCCTCTCTGACACTTTCTTCCTGGTGGATCTGGTGCTCAACTTCCGCACAGGCATCGTGGTAGAGGAGGGTGCTGAGATCCTGCTGGCACCGCGGGCCATCCGCACACGCTACCTGCGCACCTGGTTCCTGGTTGATCTTATCTCCTCTATTCCTGTGGATTACATTTTCCTGGTGGTGGAGCTGGAGCCCCGACTGGACACCGAGGTCTACAAAACAGCTCGGGCCCTGCGCATCGTGCGTTTCACCAAGATCCTCAGCCTGCTGCGGCTGCTCCGCCTTTCCCGCCTCATCCGCTACATACACcagtgggaggag ATCTTTCACATGACCTATGACCTGGCCAGTGCTGTGGTTCGCATCTTCAACCTCATCGGAATGATGCTGCTGCTATGTCACTGGGATGGCTGTCTGCAGTTCCTGGTCCCCATGCTGCAGGACTTCCCTCCCGACTGCTGGGTCTCCATCAACCATATGGTG AACTACTCGTGGGGCCGCCAGTATTCCCACGCCCTGTTCAAGGCCATGAGCCACATGCTCTGCATTGGCTACGGGCAGCAGGCACCTGTGGGCATGCCCGACGTCTGGCTCACCATGCTCAGCATGATCGTGGGTGCCACGTGCTACGCCATGTTCATCGGCCACGCCACTGCCCTCATCCAGTCCCTGGACTCTTCTCGGCGTCAGTACCAGGAGAAG TACAAGCAGGTGGAGCAGTATATGTCCTTCCACAAGCTGCCAGCTGACACACGGCAGCGCATCCATGAGTACTATGAGCACCGCTACCAGGGCAAGATGTTTGACGAGGAAAGCATCCTAGGAGAGCTGAGCGAACCACTTCGGGAG gagATCATTAACTTCACCTGCCGGGGCCTCGTGGCCCACATGCCACTGTTCGCCCACGCCGACCCCAGCTTCGTCACGGCCGTGCTCACCAAGCTACGCTTTGAGGTCTTCCAGCCGGGGGACCTCGTGGTGCGTGAGGGCTCCGTGGGCAGGAAGATGTACTTCATCCAGCATGGGCTGCTCAGTGTGCTGGCACGTGGCGCCCGGGACACCCGCCTCACTGATGGATCATACTTTGGGG AAATCTGTCTGCTGACTCGGGGCCGACGCACAGCCAGTGTGCGTGCTGACACCTACTGCCGCCTCTACTCGCTCAGCGTGGACCATTTCAACGCCGTGCTCGAGGAGTTCCCCATGATGCGCCGGGCCTTCGAGACAGTGGCCATGGATCGGCTGCGCCGCATTG GCAAGAAGAATTCCATACTGCAGCGGAAGCGCTCTGAGCCAAGTCCAGGCAGCAGTGGGGGCATCATGGAGCAGCACTTGGTGCAACACGACAGGGATATGGCTCGGGGTGTTCGGGGCCTGGCCCCAGGCACAGGAGCTCGGCTCAGCGGAAAGCCGGTGCTGTGGGAGCCACTAGTGCACGCACCCCTGCAAGCAGCCGCCGTGACCTCCAATGTGGCCATTGCCCTGACGCACCAGCGGggccctctccccctctcccctgacTCTCCAGTCACCCTCCTTGCTCGCTCTGCTCGAAGATCAGCAGGAGcaggctccccagcctccccacttGTCCCTGTCCGAGCCGGCCCTCTGCTGGCCCGGGGACCCTGGGCATCCACTTCCCGCCTGCCGGCCCCACCTGCCCGAACCCTCCATGCCAGCCTATCCCGGGCTGGGCGCTCCCAGGTGTCACTGCTGGGGCCTCCCCCAGGAGGAGGTGGACGGCGACTAGGACCTCGGGGCCGCCCACTCTCAGCCTCCCAGCCCTCTCTGCCTCAGCGGGCAGCAGGTGATGGCTCTCCTGGGTGTAAGGGCTCAGGAGGTGAACGCCTGCCCCCCTCAGGGCTCCTGGCTAAGCCTCCAGGGACAGCCCAGCCCCCCAGGCCATCAGTGCCTGAGCCAGCCACTCCCCGGGGCCCCCAACTCTCTTCCAACATGTGA
- the PKLR gene encoding pyruvate kinase PKLR translates to MADTFLEHLCLLDIDSEPVAARSTSIIATIGPASRSVERLKEMIRAGMNIARLNFSHGSHEYHAESIANVREAVESIATSPLSYRPVAIALDTKGPEIRTGILQGGPESEVELVKGSQVLVTVDPAFRTRGDANTVWVDYANIVQVVPVGGRIYIDDGLISLEVTKIGPEGLETHVENGGVLGSRKGVNLPGVQVDLPGLSEQDVQDLRFGVEHGVDIVFASFVRRASDVAAVRAALGPEGQGIKIISKIENHEGVKKFDEILEVSDGIMVARGDLGIEIPAEKVFLAQKMMIGRCNLAGKPVVCATQMLESMITKPRPTRAETSDVANAVLDGADCIMLSGETAKGNFPVEAVKMQHAIAREAEAAVYHRQLFEELRRAAPLSRDPTEVTAIGAVEAAFKCCAAAIIVLTTTGRSAQLLSRYRPRAAVIAVTRSAQAARQAHLCRGVFPVLYREPPEAIWADDVDRRVQFGIESGKLRGFLRFGDLVIVVTGWRPGSGYTNIMRVLSVT, encoded by the exons ATGGCAGACACCTTCCTGGAACACCTCTGCTTGCTGGACATCGACTCCGAGCCTGTGGCCGCTCGTAGTACCAGCATCATTGCCACCATTG GGCCGGCATCTCGCTCCGTGGAGCGCCTCAAGGAGATGATCAGGGCCGGGATGAACATTGCGAGACTCAACTTCTCCCACGGCTCCCATGAG TACCATGCTGAATCCATCGCCAACGTCCGGGAGGCGGTGGAGAGCATTGCGACTTCCCCGCTCAGCTACCGACCCGTGGCCATCGCTCTGGACACCAAGGGACCGGAGATACGCACTGGGATCCTGCAGGGG GGCCCTGAGTCGGAAGTGGAGCTAGTGAAGGGCTCCCAGGTGCTAGTGACTGTGGACCCTGCGTTCCGGACGCGGGGCGACGCGAACACCGTGTGGGTGGACTACGCCAATATTGTCCAGGTCGTGCCGGTGGGGGGCCGCATCTACATTGACGACGGGCTCATCTCCCTAGAGGTCACGAAAATCG GTCCAGAGGGGCTGGAGACCCACGTGGAGAACGGCGGTGTCCTGGGCAGCCGGAAGGGCGTGAACTTGCCGGGGGTCCAGGTGGACCTGCCCGGACTGTCCGAGCAAGATGTCCAGGACCTGCGCTTCGGGGTGGAGCATGGCGTGGACATCGTCTTTGCCTCCTTTGTGCGGAGAGCCAGCGACGTTGCTGCCGTCCGGGCTGCTCTGGGGCCGGAAGGACAGGGCATCAAGATCATTAGCAAAATCGAGAACCACGAAGGCGTGAAGAA GTTTGATGAAATCCTGGAGGTGAGCGACGGCATTATGGTGGCACGGGGTGACCTGGGCATTGAGATCCCAGCCGAGAAGGTTTTCCTGGCTCAGAAGATGATGATTGGCCGTTGCAACTTGGCGGGAAAGCCCGTTGTCTGTGCTACACAG ATGCTGGAAAGCATGATCACTAAGCCCCGGCCAACCCGGGCAGAGACGAGTGACGTGGCCAACGCCGTGCTGGATGGGGCAGACTGCATCATGCTGTCGGGGGAGACTGCCAAAGGCAACTTTCCTGTGGAGGCTGTAAAGATGCAGCATGCG ATTGCCCGGGAGGCAGAGGCTGCTGTGTACCACCGGCAGCTCTTTGAGGAGCTGCGCCGGGCGGCACCACTGAGCCGGGATCCCACCGAGGTCACCGCTATTGGCGCTGTGGAGGCTGCCTTCAAGTGCTGTGCTGCTGCCATCATCGTGCTGACCACAACTGGCCG CTCAGCCCAGCTTCTGTCTCGGTACCGACCTCGGGCAGCAGTCATTGCTGTCACCCGCTCTGCCCAGGCTGcccgccaggcccacctgtgcCGAGGAGTCTTCCCTGTGCTCTACCGTGAACCTCCAGAGGCCATCTGGGCAGACGATGTGGATCGCCGAGTCCAATTTGGCATTGAAAGTG gaAAGCTCCGTGGCTTCCTCCGTTTTGGGGACCTGGTGATTGTGGTGACAGGCTGGCGACCGGGCTCCGGCTATACCAACATTATGCGGGTGCTGAGTGTAACCTGA